A single region of the Pseudomonas solani genome encodes:
- the ccoN gene encoding cytochrome-c oxidase, cbb3-type subunit I: protein MNTAVSTAYNYKVVRQFAIMTVVWGIVGMGLGVLIAAQLAWPELNFNLPWTSFGRLRPLHTNAVIFAFGGCALFATSYYAVQRTCQTRLVSDKLAAFTFWGWQLVIVLAAVSLPLGFTSSKEYAELEWPIDLLITIVWVSYAAVFFGTVMKRKTKHIYVGNWFFGGFILTVAILHVVNNLEIPVTLTKSYSLYAGATDAMIQWWYGHNAVGFFLTAGFLGMMYYFVPKQAGRPVYSYRLSIVHFWALIAVYIWAGPHHLHYTALPDWAQSLGMVMSLILLAPSWGGMINGMMTLSGAWHKLRDDPILRFLVVSLAFYGMSTFEGPMMAIKTVNALSHYTDWTIGHVHAGALGWVAMVSIGSLYHLIPKVFGREQMHSVGLINAHFWLATIGTVLYIASMWVNGIAQGLMWRAVNEDGTLTYSFVEALEASHPGFVVRMIGGAIFLSGMLLMAYNTWRTVKAAKPAEYDAIAQIA, encoded by the coding sequence ATGAACACAGCAGTCAGTACCGCCTACAACTACAAGGTGGTCCGCCAGTTCGCCATTATGACGGTGGTCTGGGGAATCGTCGGGATGGGGCTCGGCGTTCTCATAGCTGCCCAGCTAGCCTGGCCGGAGCTCAACTTCAACCTGCCCTGGACCAGCTTTGGGCGCTTGCGACCCTTGCACACCAACGCGGTGATCTTCGCGTTCGGTGGTTGCGCATTGTTCGCCACCTCCTACTACGCCGTCCAACGCACCTGCCAGACCCGCCTGGTCTCGGACAAACTCGCTGCCTTCACCTTCTGGGGTTGGCAACTGGTGATCGTCCTGGCCGCCGTAAGCCTGCCGCTGGGCTTCACCAGCTCCAAGGAATACGCCGAGCTGGAATGGCCGATCGACCTTCTCATCACCATCGTCTGGGTCAGCTACGCCGCCGTGTTCTTCGGCACGGTGATGAAGCGCAAGACCAAGCACATCTACGTCGGTAACTGGTTCTTCGGTGGCTTCATCCTCACCGTGGCCATCCTCCACGTGGTGAACAACCTGGAGATCCCGGTCACCCTGACCAAGTCCTACTCGCTCTATGCGGGTGCAACCGATGCGATGATCCAGTGGTGGTACGGCCACAACGCCGTGGGCTTCTTCCTGACCGCCGGCTTCCTGGGGATGATGTACTACTTCGTTCCGAAGCAGGCGGGTCGCCCGGTCTACTCCTACCGCCTGTCCATCGTCCACTTCTGGGCGCTGATCGCGGTCTACATCTGGGCCGGCCCGCACCACCTGCACTACACCGCGCTGCCGGACTGGGCACAGAGCCTGGGCATGGTGATGTCGCTGATTCTGCTGGCGCCGAGCTGGGGCGGCATGATCAACGGCATGATGACCCTGTCGGGCGCCTGGCATAAGCTGCGCGACGATCCGATCCTGCGCTTCCTGGTGGTCTCCCTGGCCTTCTACGGCATGTCCACCTTCGAAGGCCCGATGATGGCCATCAAGACCGTCAACGCCCTCTCCCACTACACCGACTGGACCATCGGCCACGTACATGCCGGTGCCCTCGGCTGGGTCGCCATGGTGTCCATCGGCTCGCTGTATCACCTGATCCCGAAGGTCTTCGGTCGCGAGCAGATGCACAGCGTCGGCCTGATCAACGCCCACTTCTGGCTGGCCACCATCGGCACCGTTCTCTACATCGCCTCGATGTGGGTCAACGGCATCGCCCAGGGCCTGATGTGGCGCGCAGTGAACGAGGACGGCACCCTGACCTACTCCTTCGTCGAAGCGCTTGAAGCCAGCCACCCCGGCTTCGTGGTGCGCATGATCGGCGGCGCGATCTTCCTCAGCGGCATGCTCCTCATGGCTTACAACACCTGGCGCACCGTGAAGGCTGCCAAGCCGGCCGAATACGACGCCATCGCCCAGATCGCCTGA
- the ccoO gene encoding cytochrome-c oxidase, cbb3-type subunit II, with the protein MKKHEVIEKNVGLMALFMILAVSIGGLVQIVPLFFQDVTNTPVEGMKPYTALQLEGRDIYIREGCVGCHSQMIRPFRAETERYGHYSVAGESVWDHPFLWGSKRTGPDLARVGARYSDDWHRAHLYNPRNVVPESKMPAYPWLVENKLDGKDTAAKLSAMKTLGVPYTDEDIAGASEAVKDKTEMDALVAYLQVLGTSLKTKR; encoded by the coding sequence ATGAAAAAGCATGAAGTCATCGAGAAAAACGTCGGCCTGATGGCGTTGTTCATGATCCTGGCAGTCAGCATCGGCGGTCTGGTACAGATCGTCCCGCTGTTCTTCCAGGACGTCACCAACACCCCGGTCGAAGGCATGAAGCCCTACACCGCGCTGCAACTGGAAGGTCGCGACATCTACATCCGTGAAGGCTGCGTTGGCTGCCACTCGCAGATGATCCGTCCGTTCCGTGCCGAGACCGAGCGTTACGGCCACTACTCCGTCGCCGGCGAAAGCGTCTGGGACCACCCCTTCCTGTGGGGTTCCAAGCGTACCGGCCCGGACCTGGCCCGCGTTGGCGCCCGCTACTCGGACGACTGGCACCGCGCGCACCTCTACAACCCGCGCAACGTAGTGCCGGAGTCGAAGATGCCGGCCTACCCGTGGCTGGTGGAGAACAAGCTCGACGGCAAGGACACCGCCGCCAAGCTCAGCGCCATGAAGACCCTGGGCGTGCCCTACACCGACGAGGACATCGCCGGTGCCTCCGAGGCGGTCAAGGACAAGACCGAGATGGACGCCCTGGTCGCCTACCTGCAGGTGCTCGGCACCAGCCTGAAGACCAAGAGGTAA
- a CDS encoding CcoQ/FixQ family Cbb3-type cytochrome c oxidase assembly chaperone gives MDVGILRGLGTLLVLVAMIGVFCWAYSGRRKADFEQAALLPFGDDAEPSLQDRNVSRSTHE, from the coding sequence ATGGACGTTGGAATACTGCGCGGCCTCGGCACCTTGCTGGTGCTGGTCGCGATGATCGGGGTGTTCTGCTGGGCCTACAGCGGCCGGCGCAAGGCTGACTTCGAGCAAGCCGCGCTGCTGCCTTTCGGTGATGACGCCGAGCCCAGCCTGCAAGACCGGAATGTTTCTAGGAGCACACACGAATGA
- the ccoP gene encoding cytochrome-c oxidase, cbb3-type subunit III, translating to MTTFWSWYITLLTLFTLVALLWLVFATRKGEAKGTVDKTMGHAFDGIEEYDNPLPKWWFMLFVGTIVFAIGYMVLYPGLGNWTGLFPGYEGGWTQEKQWQREVDKANAQYGPIFAKYSAMSLEAVAQDPQAMKMGGRLFATYCSICHGSDAKGAVGFPNLADSSWRWGGDAETIKATILHGRMAAMPAWGEVLGDEGVKNVAAYVRQDLAGLKLPDDVKADVEAGKAMFATTCTACHGQEGHGTAAMGAPDLTQPAAWIYGSSLAQLQQTIRYGRNGQMPAQEQYLGQDKVHILAAYVYSLSRKDGEKVASE from the coding sequence ATGACCACTTTCTGGAGCTGGTACATAACCCTGCTCACCCTCTTCACCCTGGTGGCGCTGCTCTGGCTGGTGTTCGCCACCCGCAAGGGCGAGGCCAAGGGCACGGTCGACAAGACCATGGGCCATGCCTTCGACGGTATCGAGGAGTACGACAACCCGCTGCCCAAATGGTGGTTCATGCTGTTCGTGGGCACCATCGTCTTCGCCATCGGCTACATGGTGCTCTACCCCGGCCTGGGCAACTGGACCGGCCTGTTCCCCGGCTACGAAGGTGGCTGGACCCAGGAGAAGCAGTGGCAGCGTGAAGTGGACAAGGCCAACGCACAGTACGGCCCGATCTTCGCCAAGTACTCGGCCATGTCGCTGGAAGCCGTCGCCCAGGATCCGCAAGCCATGAAAATGGGCGGCCGCCTGTTCGCCACCTACTGCTCCATCTGCCACGGCTCGGACGCCAAGGGCGCAGTGGGCTTCCCCAACCTGGCTGACAGCAGCTGGCGGTGGGGCGGCGACGCCGAAACCATCAAGGCCACCATCCTCCACGGTCGCATGGCTGCCATGCCGGCCTGGGGTGAAGTGCTGGGTGATGAAGGCGTGAAGAACGTCGCGGCCTATGTTCGCCAGGACCTGGCCGGCCTGAAGCTGCCGGACGATGTGAAAGCCGACGTGGAAGCCGGTAAAGCCATGTTCGCCACCACCTGCACCGCCTGCCACGGTCAAGAAGGCCACGGCACTGCAGCCATGGGTGCTCCGGACCTGACCCAACCGGCCGCCTGGATCTACGGTTCCAGCCTGGCCCAGCTGCAACAGACCATCCGCTACGGCCGCAACGGCCAGATGCCTGCCCAGGAGCAATACCTCGGTCAGGACAAGGTGCACATCCTTGCCGCCTACGTGTACAGCCTGTCCCGCAAGGACGGCGAGAAAGTAGCCAGCGAGTGA
- the ccoN gene encoding cytochrome-c oxidase, cbb3-type subunit I, with amino-acid sequence MSTAISQTAYNYKVVRQFAVMTVIWGVIGMGLGVFIAAQLVWPELNLNLPWTSFGRLRPLHTNAVIFAFGGCALFATSYYVVQRTCQARLISDGLAAFTFWGWQAVIVLAVITLPLGYTSSKEYAELEWPIDILLGIVWVTYAIVFFGTIVKRKTKHIYVGNWFFGAFILVTALLHIVNSAEIPVYAFKSYSVYAGATDAMIQWWYGHNAVGFFLTTGFLGMMYYFVPKQAERPIYSYRLSIVHFWALITLYIWAGPHHLHYTALPDWAQSLGMAMSLILLAPSWGGMINGMMSLSGAWHKLRSDPILRFLVVSLAFYGMSTFEGPMMAIKTVNALSHYTDWTIGHVHAGALGWVAMISIGSLYHLIPKVFGREQMHSVGLINAHFWLATIGTVLYIASMWVNGITQGLMWRAVNEDGTLTYSFVEALEASHAGYLVRMIGGAFFVTGMLLMAYNTWRTVRAAKPSEYEAAAQIPQGAH; translated from the coding sequence ATGAGCACAGCAATCAGTCAGACTGCTTATAACTATAAGGTGGTCCGCCAGTTCGCCGTTATGACGGTGATCTGGGGGGTCATTGGGATGGGTCTAGGCGTGTTCATCGCCGCACAACTCGTGTGGCCGGAACTCAACCTGAACCTTCCGTGGACCAGCTTCGGCCGTCTGCGCCCCTTGCATACCAACGCGGTGATCTTCGCCTTCGGTGGTTGCGCCCTGTTCGCCACGTCCTACTACGTGGTGCAACGTACCTGCCAGGCCCGGCTGATTTCCGATGGATTGGCAGCCTTCACGTTCTGGGGCTGGCAAGCCGTGATCGTGCTGGCAGTGATCACACTGCCCCTGGGTTACACCTCCTCCAAGGAATACGCTGAGCTCGAGTGGCCGATCGACATCCTCCTGGGGATCGTCTGGGTCACTTACGCAATCGTGTTCTTCGGCACCATCGTCAAGCGCAAGACCAAGCACATCTATGTGGGCAACTGGTTCTTCGGCGCCTTCATCCTGGTGACTGCACTGCTGCACATCGTCAACAGCGCGGAAATCCCGGTCTACGCCTTCAAGTCGTACTCCGTGTACGCCGGCGCGACCGACGCGATGATCCAGTGGTGGTACGGCCACAACGCCGTGGGCTTCTTCCTGACCACCGGCTTCCTGGGGATGATGTACTACTTCGTTCCGAAACAGGCCGAGCGTCCGATCTACTCGTATCGCCTGTCCATCGTGCACTTCTGGGCGCTGATCACCCTGTACATCTGGGCCGGTCCGCACCACCTGCACTACACCGCTCTGCCGGATTGGGCCCAGTCCCTGGGCATGGCGATGTCCCTGATTCTGCTGGCTCCGAGCTGGGGCGGCATGATCAACGGCATGATGAGCCTGTCGGGCGCCTGGCATAAGCTGCGCAGCGACCCCATCCTGCGCTTCCTGGTGGTTTCCCTGGCCTTCTACGGCATGTCCACCTTCGAAGGCCCGATGATGGCGATCAAGACCGTCAACGCCCTCTCCCACTACACCGACTGGACCATCGGCCACGTACACGCCGGCGCCCTCGGCTGGGTAGCGATGATCTCCATCGGTTCGCTGTACCACCTGATTCCGAAGGTCTTCGGTCGCGAGCAGATGCACAGCGTCGGTCTGATCAACGCCCACTTCTGGCTGGCCACCATCGGTACCGTTCTCTACATCGCCTCGATGTGGGTCAACGGCATCACCCAAGGCCTGATGTGGCGTGCAGTCAACGAAGACGGCACCCTCACCTACTCCTTCGTCGAAGCGCTGGAAGCCAGCCATGCCGGTTACCTGGTACGCATGATCGGCGGCGCGTTCTTCGTCACCGGCATGCTGCTGATGGCCTATAACACCTGGCGCACCGTGCGTGCCGCCAAGCCGTCCGAATACGAAGCCGCTGCCCAGATCCCGCAAGGAGCTCACTAA
- the ccoO gene encoding cytochrome-c oxidase, cbb3-type subunit II, whose product MKQHELVEKNVGLLALFMVIAVSIGGLVQIVPLFFQDVTNTPVEGMKPRTALELEGRDIYIREGCVGCHSQMVRPFRAETERYGHYSVAGESVWDHPFLWGSKRTGPDLARVGGRYSDDWHRAHLYNPRNVVPESKMPSYPWLVENKLDGKHTAAKMEALRTVGVPYTDDDIAGAKDAVKGKTEMDALVAFLQGLGTSIKNKR is encoded by the coding sequence ATGAAGCAACACGAATTAGTCGAGAAGAACGTAGGTCTGCTGGCGCTGTTCATGGTCATCGCCGTGAGCATCGGTGGTCTGGTGCAGATCGTTCCGCTGTTCTTCCAGGACGTCACCAACACCCCGGTCGAAGGCATGAAGCCGCGCACCGCGCTGGAACTCGAAGGCCGTGACATCTACATCCGCGAAGGCTGCGTAGGCTGCCACTCGCAGATGGTCCGTCCGTTCCGTGCCGAGACCGAGCGTTATGGTCACTACTCCGTTGCCGGCGAAAGCGTCTGGGACCACCCCTTCCTGTGGGGTTCCAAGCGTACCGGCCCGGACCTGGCCCGCGTAGGCGGCCGCTACTCCGACGACTGGCACCGCGCGCACCTGTACAACCCGCGCAACGTGGTTCCGGAATCGAAGATGCCGTCCTACCCGTGGCTGGTGGAGAACAAACTCGACGGCAAGCACACTGCCGCCAAGATGGAAGCTCTCCGTACCGTAGGCGTGCCCTACACCGACGATGACATCGCCGGCGCCAAAGACGCAGTCAAGGGCAAGACCGAGATGGACGCGCTGGTCGCGTTCCTTCAAGGCCTTGGCACCTCGATCAAGAACAAACGGTAA
- a CDS encoding cbb3-type cytochrome oxidase subunit 3 — translation MDIQTLRGLGTILVFVAFISVVLWAYNSKRKDSFDEAANLPFADDKPANTKSDEEASRSKSE, via the coding sequence ATGGATATCCAGACTCTCCGCGGGCTGGGAACCATCCTGGTGTTCGTCGCCTTCATCAGCGTCGTGCTCTGGGCGTACAACAGCAAGCGCAAGGACAGCTTCGACGAAGCTGCCAACCTGCCCTTCGCAGACGACAAGCCAGCGAACACCAAGAGCGACGAAGAAGCTTCTAGGAGTAAGAGCGAATGA
- the ccoP gene encoding cytochrome-c oxidase, cbb3-type subunit III — protein sequence MTTFWSWYVTLLTSATLVALTVLIFATRKGQRQESTEETVGHAFDGIEEYDNPLPKWWFMLFVGTLIFAVGYLVLYPGMGNWKGIFPGYSTVTEGKPFADGQPGWTGVHQWEKEMDKADKQYGPLFQKYAAMPIEEVAQDEKALKMGGRLFASNCSVCHGSDAKGSYGFPNLTDADWRWGGEAETIKATILGGRHGIMPAWGEVIGEQGVRDVAAFVRVTLDGRDLPKDANANPEAGKAIFAANCVACHGPEGKGTPAMGAPNLTHPGAFIYGSSFAQLQQTIRYGRQGTMPAQEEHLGNDKVHLLAAYVYSLSHKNAAETESK from the coding sequence ATGACCACGTTCTGGAGTTGGTACGTAACCCTGCTCACCAGCGCCACACTGGTGGCGCTGACCGTGCTGATCTTTGCCACCCGCAAAGGCCAGCGCCAGGAAAGCACCGAAGAAACCGTCGGCCACGCCTTCGACGGTATCGAGGAATATGACAACCCGCTGCCCAAGTGGTGGTTCATGCTGTTCGTCGGCACCCTGATTTTCGCCGTCGGCTACCTGGTCCTGTACCCGGGCATGGGCAACTGGAAAGGCATCTTCCCCGGCTACAGCACAGTCACCGAAGGCAAGCCCTTCGCTGACGGCCAGCCCGGCTGGACCGGTGTTCACCAGTGGGAAAAGGAAATGGACAAGGCCGACAAGCAATACGGCCCGCTGTTCCAGAAGTACGCTGCCATGCCGATCGAGGAAGTGGCCCAGGACGAGAAAGCCCTGAAAATGGGTGGTCGTCTGTTCGCTTCCAACTGCTCGGTCTGCCACGGCTCCGACGCCAAGGGCTCCTATGGTTTCCCGAACCTGACCGACGCCGACTGGCGCTGGGGCGGTGAGGCCGAAACCATCAAGGCCACCATCCTTGGCGGCCGCCACGGCATCATGCCCGCCTGGGGCGAAGTCATCGGCGAACAAGGCGTACGTGATGTCGCCGCCTTCGTCCGCGTGACCCTGGATGGCCGCGACCTGCCGAAGGACGCCAACGCCAATCCGGAAGCCGGCAAGGCGATCTTCGCTGCCAACTGCGTGGCGTGCCACGGTCCGGAAGGCAAGGGCACCCCGGCAATGGGCGCGCCGAACCTGACCCACCCGGGCGCGTTCATCTACGGCAGCAGCTTCGCTCAGCTGCAGCAGACCATTCGTTACGGCCGCCAGGGCACCATGCCGGCTCAGGAAGAACACCTGGGCAACGACAAGGTTCACCTGCTTGCCGCCTACGTCTACAGTCTGTCGCACAAGAACGCCGCAGAGACCGAAAGCAAGTAA
- a CDS encoding FixH family protein produces MQSESPASPWYKQPWPWFILGILGTSVVLGTSMLVIAIKNPPSLVVDNYYDVGKGINTSLEREELAKRLGMKAQVRLDDQSGVVQVNLTGNSHPQQLVLSLLSPTQQEKDRRIVLQPQSGDLYSGHLEDSVSGRRFVELIGQEDGQDWRLFEEETLENGSVTLLGE; encoded by the coding sequence ATGCAGTCCGAATCTCCCGCAAGCCCCTGGTACAAGCAACCCTGGCCCTGGTTCATCCTCGGCATCCTCGGCACCTCCGTGGTGCTGGGCACCTCGATGCTGGTGATCGCCATCAAGAACCCGCCGAGCCTGGTGGTCGACAACTACTACGACGTCGGCAAGGGCATCAACACCTCGCTCGAGCGCGAGGAGCTGGCCAAGCGCCTCGGCATGAAGGCCCAGGTGCGCCTGGATGACCAGAGCGGCGTGGTCCAGGTCAACCTGACCGGCAACAGCCACCCGCAACAGCTGGTGCTCAGCCTGCTCTCCCCCACCCAGCAGGAGAAGGACCGCCGCATCGTGCTGCAACCGCAGTCCGGTGACCTGTACAGCGGCCACCTGGAAGACTCGGTCAGCGGCCGCCGCTTCGTCGAGTTGATCGGCCAGGAAGATGGCCAGGACTGGCGCCTGTTCGAGGAAGAAACCCTCGAGAACGGCAGCGTGACCCTACTGGGCGAATAA
- a CDS encoding heavy metal translocating P-type ATPase, producing the protein MPAPLSCYHCGLPVPSGSPYEARVLGETRAMCCPGCQAVAEAIVAGGLEGYYRHRSETAANPEALPSALPDELALFDREDVQRPFVQHQGELSETSLLIEGISCAACGWLIERHLRTLPGVDEARLNLSNHRLHVRWSDSQLPLSELLKELRRIGYAGHPYKADDAAERLAAENKRAMRQLGVAGLLWMQVMMAAMATWPEFNIDLSPELDKILRWVSLFLTTPIVFYCCGQFFRGALRDLRTRHLSMDVSVSLAIGGAYAAGIWSTVTGIGELYFDAVGMFALFLLAGRYLERRARERTAAATAQLVNLLPASCLRLDASGQSQRILLGELAVGDRVLVPPGALMPADGLILEGQSSVDESLLTGEYLPLPRGRGDAVTAGTLNVEGPLTLEVQALGDQTRLSAIVRLLERAQADKPRLAELADKVAQWFLIIVLLAAAIVGLAWWQIDPSRAFWIVLSLLVATCPCALALATPTALTTATGSLHKLGLLLTRGHVLEGLNQIDTVIFDKTGTLTEGRLTLSAIHPLGPLDNDACLALAAALENRSEHPIARAFGRAPRPAEQVENVPGKGLEGLVDGQRLRIGQAAFVAELGGWAEPEIPGSNGQWLLLGNEQGPLAWLVLDDRLREDAPLLLDACRARGWQVMLLSGDSSPMVGEIARRLGIDDARGGLSPDAKLDVLRDLHQQGRRVLMLGDGVNDVPVLAGADISVAMGSATDLAKTSADAVLLSNRLESLVQALSVAGRTRRIIIQNLAWATLYNGLVLPFAALGWVTPVWAAFGMSVSSLLVVINALRLARS; encoded by the coding sequence ATGCCCGCGCCCCTATCCTGCTACCACTGCGGCCTGCCGGTACCCTCCGGCAGCCCTTACGAGGCCCGCGTACTCGGTGAGACGCGGGCCATGTGCTGTCCGGGTTGCCAAGCCGTGGCCGAAGCCATAGTCGCCGGCGGCCTGGAAGGCTACTACCGCCACCGCAGCGAAACCGCCGCCAACCCCGAAGCCCTGCCCAGCGCACTCCCCGACGAACTGGCCCTGTTCGACCGCGAGGATGTGCAGCGCCCCTTCGTCCAGCACCAGGGCGAGCTCAGCGAAACCAGCCTGCTGATCGAAGGCATCAGCTGCGCCGCCTGTGGCTGGCTGATCGAACGGCACCTGCGCACCCTGCCGGGCGTGGACGAGGCGCGCCTCAACCTGTCCAACCACCGCCTGCACGTGCGCTGGTCCGACAGCCAGCTGCCCCTCAGCGAGCTGCTCAAGGAGCTGCGCCGCATCGGTTACGCCGGCCACCCCTACAAGGCCGATGACGCCGCCGAGCGCCTGGCCGCCGAGAACAAGCGCGCCATGCGCCAGCTCGGTGTCGCCGGTCTACTGTGGATGCAGGTGATGATGGCCGCCATGGCCACCTGGCCCGAATTCAACATCGACCTGAGCCCGGAGCTGGACAAGATCCTGCGCTGGGTCAGCCTGTTCCTCACCACGCCCATCGTCTTCTACTGCTGCGGCCAGTTCTTCCGTGGCGCCCTGCGTGACCTGCGCACCCGCCACCTGAGCATGGACGTCTCGGTGTCCCTGGCCATCGGCGGGGCCTATGCCGCCGGCATCTGGTCCACCGTCACCGGCATCGGCGAGCTGTACTTCGACGCCGTCGGCATGTTCGCCCTGTTCCTCCTCGCCGGCCGCTACCTGGAGCGCCGCGCCCGTGAGCGCACCGCCGCCGCCACCGCGCAACTGGTCAACCTGCTGCCCGCCTCCTGCCTGCGCCTGGACGCCAGTGGCCAGAGCCAGCGCATCCTCCTCGGCGAGCTGGCCGTGGGCGATCGCGTCCTGGTCCCACCGGGCGCACTGATGCCGGCGGACGGCCTGATCCTCGAAGGCCAGTCCAGCGTCGACGAATCCCTGCTCACCGGTGAATACCTGCCCCTGCCTCGCGGGCGCGGCGACGCCGTCACCGCCGGCACGCTCAACGTCGAAGGCCCGCTCACCCTCGAAGTGCAGGCACTCGGCGACCAGACCCGCCTCTCCGCCATCGTGCGCCTGCTGGAACGCGCCCAGGCGGACAAACCGCGCCTCGCCGAGCTGGCCGACAAGGTCGCGCAATGGTTCCTGATCATCGTGCTGCTGGCCGCCGCCATCGTCGGCCTGGCCTGGTGGCAGATCGACCCGTCGCGGGCCTTCTGGATCGTCCTCTCGCTGCTGGTCGCCACCTGCCCCTGCGCCCTCGCCCTGGCCACGCCCACCGCACTCACCACCGCCACCGGCAGCCTGCACAAACTCGGCCTGCTGCTGACCCGTGGTCACGTGCTGGAGGGGCTGAACCAGATCGACACGGTGATCTTCGACAAGACCGGCACCCTCACCGAAGGCCGCCTCACCCTCAGCGCCATCCACCCCCTGGGCCCGCTCGACAACGACGCCTGCCTGGCCCTGGCTGCCGCGTTGGAGAACCGTTCGGAGCACCCCATCGCCCGCGCCTTCGGCCGCGCGCCACGCCCCGCCGAACAGGTGGAGAACGTCCCCGGCAAGGGCCTCGAAGGCCTTGTCGACGGCCAGCGCCTGCGCATCGGCCAGGCTGCGTTCGTGGCCGAGCTGGGCGGCTGGGCCGAGCCGGAGATTCCCGGCAGCAACGGCCAGTGGCTGCTGCTCGGCAATGAACAGGGCCCGCTGGCCTGGCTGGTGCTGGATGACCGCCTGCGCGAAGACGCCCCGCTGCTGCTCGATGCCTGCCGCGCCCGTGGCTGGCAGGTGATGCTGCTCTCCGGCGACAGCTCACCCATGGTCGGCGAGATCGCCCGTCGCCTCGGCATCGACGACGCCCGCGGCGGCCTCAGCCCCGACGCCAAGCTCGACGTGCTGCGCGACCTGCACCAGCAGGGCCGCCGCGTGCTGATGCTGGGCGACGGCGTCAACGACGTACCAGTCCTGGCCGGCGCCGACATCAGCGTCGCCATGGGCAGCGCCACCGACCTGGCCAAGACCAGCGCCGACGCCGTACTGCTCTCCAACCGCCTGGAAAGCCTCGTGCAGGCCCTCTCGGTGGCCGGTCGCACGCGCCGCATCATCATCCAGAACCTGGCCTGGGCGACCCTGTACAATGGCCTGGTTCTGCCCTTCGCGGCGCTGGGCTGGGTCACTCCGGTCTGGGCCGCATTCGGCATGTCGGTCAGCTCGCTGCTGGTGGTGATCAACGCCCTGCGGCTGGCCAGAAGCTAG
- the ccoS gene encoding cbb3-type cytochrome oxidase assembly protein CcoS, translated as MPALYILIPVAIGLVGFAIWLFFWAVDSGQYDDLDGPAHSILFDDEDPGHKAGIVEADESEGESKNEESPDDEDKRGA; from the coding sequence ATGCCTGCGTTATACATCCTGATCCCCGTCGCCATCGGCCTGGTCGGCTTCGCCATCTGGCTGTTCTTCTGGGCCGTGGACAGCGGCCAGTACGACGACCTCGACGGCCCCGCCCACAGCATCCTCTTCGACGACGAAGACCCGGGCCACAAGGCCGGTATCGTCGAAGCCGACGAAAGCGAGGGCGAGAGCAAGAACGAGGAAAGCCCCGACGACGAGGACAAGCGCGGTGCTTGA
- a CDS encoding sulfite exporter TauE/SafE family protein, whose protein sequence is MLELAPLLVSALILGLLGGGHCIGMCGGLMGALTLAIPPEQRARRFRLLIAYNLGRILSYTTAGLLIGLAGWAVASSPAAMVLRVIAALLLITMGLYLAGWWSGLTRIEALGRGLWRHIQPVASKLLPVSTLPRALLLGALWGWLPCGLVYSTLLWAASQGSASESALLMLAFGLGTWPVLLATGLAAERITALLRKRGIRIAGGLLVILFGIWTLPGPHQHWLMGH, encoded by the coding sequence GTGCTTGAACTGGCACCCCTGCTGGTTTCGGCGCTGATCCTCGGCCTGCTGGGCGGCGGCCACTGCATCGGCATGTGCGGCGGCCTGATGGGCGCCCTGACCCTGGCCATCCCGCCGGAGCAACGTGCTCGACGCTTCCGCCTGCTGATCGCCTACAACCTCGGCCGCATCCTCAGCTACACCACCGCCGGCCTGCTCATCGGCCTGGCCGGCTGGGCCGTGGCCAGCAGCCCGGCGGCCATGGTGCTGCGGGTGATCGCAGCACTGCTGCTGATCACCATGGGGCTCTACCTGGCAGGCTGGTGGAGCGGCCTGACCCGTATCGAAGCGTTGGGGCGCGGCCTCTGGCGTCATATCCAGCCGGTGGCGAGCAAGCTGCTGCCGGTCTCCACCCTGCCCCGCGCGCTGCTGCTCGGCGCCCTCTGGGGCTGGCTGCCCTGCGGCCTGGTCTATAGCACCCTGCTGTGGGCGGCCAGCCAGGGCTCGGCCAGTGAAAGCGCCCTGCTGATGCTGGCCTTCGGCCTCGGCACCTGGCCGGTGCTGCTGGCCACCGGCCTCGCCGCCGAACGCATCACCGCTCTGCTGCGCAAACGTGGCATCCGCATCGCCGGCGGCCTGCTGGTGATCCTCTTCGGCATCTGGACCCTGCCCGGCCCGCACCAGCATTGGTTGATGGGGCACTGA